A genomic region of Tigriopus californicus strain San Diego chromosome 1, Tcal_SD_v2.1, whole genome shotgun sequence contains the following coding sequences:
- the LOC131879159 gene encoding low-density lipoprotein receptor-like translates to MVRPFPNMAGTVSVIWLMLSMAPWPQAQSTDSFSGGETTRSSTFVQCQSRLETFQCPDSGLCIPIDQKCDGQPQCSDGSDERGCRKPFACLGKHMFKCESGDECISMFWKCDDDFDCRDRSDEKNCNPFIKERNHTCDQNEFTCHNGLCLPNVWMCDGQKDCTDESDESPETCDIQARSQNDSADPEHDGEVQGEDLKVDCDDGFTCQSQPNKCLPLRWVCDGTRDCEDGSDEGDKCQERHRNLTGADCAIGQFQCGDLCLEPSLVCDLVPHCEDGSDEGATCGQTQCEQLKCQQSCAATPKGGMCTCFPGFNMTRSGHCEDIDECATFGQCSQICINTRGSFECTCQPGYRLNRLTRTCEAANGTPLLLFSTRNEIRGIEFAPGMTRQFSVALDRHQLKEAIGVGFDGMGNRVFWTSIQDRQEGISTAQLDGSRLETFKTGQLVMPEDLAIDYLGRNVYITESTKRFIMVCSINTNDCAQLVHETGKPRGIAVFPEAGLMFFSDWDTPPQIVRVGMDGSERRPIVTKDIHWPNGIVVDIVSERIYWAEAFFNRLESADLNGEDRRVILEHVIHPFSVAVFEDTLFWSDWHVKEIQSCNKFTGKNRTVLIKAPKIEPMGLTLYHPLLEPRSGMNPCSASFCSHLCLLTPNQGSVCHCPGGMALAKDGVTCQLKAPQTVATTKPTTKIPTTSASTTVIDLVDEMEQPNYEDIIEINSRVYHINDLNLTMTKKPLDRHQGHDDWYGDDDDDDDVSSSSAASSSNYDTEGLVIGILVFVICTILIALSVYCCLKHRQSKKSSFSMHFRNPAFGRHHLPSTSEELKDVEVCKDGQYNKFGQDCDPTLHPRHTQNHHGDRLDYSTSDYDLRVYPEDPLPSPSTNLPRSSTNPNLLHLDPRYDTLDSQKSSMPDSSRQSEATPAASTSGLEDEDEDRLDSVSLGDDYNDKTRLIP, encoded by the exons ATGGTACGACCATTTCCCAACATGGCCGGGACTGTGTCGGTCATCTGGCTGATGCTCTCCATGGCACCTTGGCCGCAGGCGCAGAGCACGGATTCATTTTCGGGTGGAGAGACGACTCGGTCTTCAACGTTCGTCCAATGTCAGTCGCGTTTGGAAACGTTCCAATGTCCGGATTCGGGTCTGTGCATTCCCATTGATCAGAAATGTGACGGACAGCCGCAATGCTCCGATGGATCCGACGAAAGGGGGTGTCGCAAGCCTTTCGCGTGTTTGGGAAAGCACATGTTCAAAT GCGAGTCGGGGGACGAGTGCATCTCGATGTTCTGGAAATGTGACGATGATTTCGATTGCCGGGATCGATCCGACGAGAAAAATTGCAATCCCTTCATTAAAGAAAGGAATCATACTTGCGACCAAAACGAATTCACATGTCACAACG gacTGTGCTTACCCAACGTGTGGATGTGCGATGGCCAAAAGGATTGCACTGACGAGAGCGATGAAAGCCCCGAGACGTGCGACATTCAAGCCCGATCACAGAATGACTCTGCTGACCCCGAACACGACGGCGAGGTTCAAGGAGAGGACCTCAAAGTCGACTGCGATGATGGATTTACATGCCAATCCCAACCCAACAAATGCTTGCCACTCCGTTGGGTGTGTGATGGAACTCGAGATTGTGAAGACGGATCTGACGAAGGCG ACAAATGTCAAGAGCGCCATCGGAATTTGACGGGAGCTGATTGTGCCATAGGGCAATTCCAATGCGGAGATCTGTGTCTGGAGCCTTCTTTAGTTTGCGATTTAGTGCCTCATTGCGAAGATGGTTCAGACGAAGGGGCCACTTGTGGTCAAACACAGTGCGAGCAACTGAAATGCCAACAGAGCTGTGCTGCCACGCCCAAAGGGGGAATGTGCACCTGTTTCCCGGGTTTCAACATGACTCGATCGGGCCACTGCGAGGACATCGACGAATGCGCAACTTTCGGACAATGCAGCCAGATTTGCATCAACACACGTGGTTCGTTCGAGTGCACGTGTCAACCGGGTTATCGACTGAATCGCCTGACGAGAACTTGCGAAGCGGCAAACGGAACGCCCTTACTCCTGTTCTCCACCCGCAATGAG ATCCGAGGGATCGAGTTTGCACCCGGTATGACCCGGCAATTCTCCGTGGCTTTGGATCGCCACCAACTGAAGGAGGCCATTGGTGTGGGCTTTGATGGCATGGGCAACCGGGTGTTTTGGACCTCGATCCAGGATCGACAGGAAGGGATTTCCACCGCCCAATTGGACGGCTCTCGGCTCGAGACCTTCAAGACCGGTCAACTGGTGATGCCCGAGGATTTGGCCATTGACTACCTGGGACGAAACGTGTATATTACCGAGTCCACCAAGCGCTTCATCATGGTCTGTAGCATCAACACCAACGACTGCGCTCAATTGGTCCATGAGACGGGCAAACCTCGAGGGATTGCCGTGTTCCCGGAGGCGGGTCTGATGTTCTTTTCAGATTGGGATACTCCGCCACAAATTGTCCGAGTGGGAATGGATGGCTCGGAAAGACGGCCGATCGTCACGAAAGATATTCACTGGCCTAATGGAATCGTGGTCGATATCGTGTCCGAGCGAATCTACTGGGCCGAGGCTTTCTTCAACCGCTTGGAGTCGGCGGATCTCAACGGGGAGGATCGACGGGTCATCCTAGAGCACGTGATCCATCCCTTTTCAGTGGCCGTATTTGAGGACACTTTGTTCTGGTCGGATTGGCATGTCAAGGAAATCCAGAGTTGTAACAAGTTCACGGGCAAAAATCGAACCGTGTTGATCAAGGCCCCCAAGATTGAGCCTATGGGTCTGACTTTGTATCATCCGCTATTGGAGCCGCGTTCCGGGATGAATCCGTGTTCAGCCTCCTTTTGCTCTCATTTGTGCCTACTCACCCCCAACCAAGGCTCCGTGTGTCACTGTCCAGGAGGgatggccttggccaaagaTGGAGTAACCTGCCAACTTAAGGCACCACAGACTGTTGCCACCACGAAACCCACTACGAAGATCCCGACCACCTCGGCCTCCACCACGGTTATCGACCTCGTGGACGAAATGGAGCAACCCAATTACGAAGATATCATCGAAATCAATTCCCGCGTGTACCATATCAACGACTTGAATCTCACCATGACGAAGAAGCCCTTAGATCGGCACCAAGGCCATGACGACTGGTacggcgatgatgatgatgatgatgatgtgtcGTCGTCCTCCGCCGCCAGCTCTTCCAATTATGACACTGAAGGTCTCGTGATTGGCATCCTGGTTTTTGTCATTTGCACCATTCTGATTGCGCTCTCCGTGTACTGTTGCTTGAAGCATCGGCAATCCAAGAAAAGCTCATTTTCCATGCACTTTCGTAATCCGGCCTTTGGTCGCCATCACTTGCCCTCGACGAGCGAGGAGCTGAAAGACGTGGAAGTGTGCAAAGACGGCCAGTATAACAAATTCGGACAGGATTGCGACCCCACCCTTCACCCTCGCCACACCCAAAATCACCACGGAGATCGACTCGACTACTCCACCAGTGACTATGATCTGAGGGTTTACCCCGAGGACCCGCTCCCGTCCCCTTCCACGAATCTACCACGCTCATCGACCAATCCCAATCTGCTTCACTTGGATCCCCGGTATGACACGCTGGACAGCCAGAAGAGCTCGATGCCAGACAGTTCCAGGCAGAGCGAGGCTACTCCGGCCGCGTCCACTTCGGGTttggaggatgaggatgaagatCGATTGGATTCCGTCTCATTGGGCGATGATTACAACGACAAGACTCGACTTATTCCCTGA